The Triticum aestivum cultivar Chinese Spring chromosome 5A, IWGSC CS RefSeq v2.1, whole genome shotgun sequence genomic sequence NNNNNNNNNNNNNNNNNNNNNNNNNNNNNNNNNNNNNNNNNNNNNNNNNNNNNNNNNNNNNNNNNNNNNNNNNNNNNNNNNNNNNNNNNNNNNNNNNNNNNNNNNNNNNNNNNNNNNNNNNNNNNNNNNNNNNNNNNNNNNNNNNNNNNNNNNNNNNNNNNNNNNNNNNNNNNNNNNNNNNNNNNNNNNNNNNNNNNNNNNNNNNNNNNNNNNNNNNNNNNNNNNNNNNNNNNNNNNNNNNNNNNNNNNNNNNNNNNNNNNNNNNNNNNNNNNNNNNNNNNNNNNNNNNNNNNNNGACTATATATGCAAGCCTTCCGGCTCGGCAAATAGCATCCAGCACGCAGCGACAATTCTCATCTCGGAGGCGAGCAAGAAGCAAGCACCAAGGCAACCAGAGCGGAGGAAACAGGCACAGACAGAGTGACATGGACATGGAGATGACATCTTCCTCGGCGCCGGCAGCGTCCTACTTCAACTTCTCCGTGGCGCAGGCCGTGGTGACCATCTCCATCAACGTCGTCCTCGTCTGGCTCTCCGCCCTCGTCaagtcctccacctcctcctcctcctccgccagcCGCCGCTCGGCCGCCCCCGCGCCGGAGCCGGAGCCAGCGCAGCCTGCGCCGGCGAGTGGCGCCTCGGAGGTCGACCTGGACGTGGTTCTCGGGGTGATGGGCGCGGGCGGCGCCGCCTCGGTCGGGTTCGAGGACGCGGCGGCGCtgttcgaggaggaggaggccaccgtggaggaggccgcggcggcgtTCCGCGTCTTCGACCGCAACGGCGACGGGTTCGTCGACGCCGGAGAGCTCCGGAGCGTGCTGAGGTCGCTCGGGTTCACCGCCGGCGTCGCGGCCGCCGAATGCCAGCGCATGATCGACGCCTATGACGAGAACAAGGACGGCCGGATGGACTTCCAGGAGTTCCTCACCTTCATGGAGAGGAGCAGCTCGTGAAGTGGCCGCCGGCGTCCGATCACCGATGATTTGCTCAATTCGTTTGTTTGTTCGTTCGTTCTGCTTACTTGTCCTTTTTCCGGCCCGAATGGAGCCGAATGGTGCACCGTGCACACAATCTCGTGTGTATTTTAATCCGATTCTTTATACAATACATATGCTTTTGATGGGATTATGTATATTAGCCATGGAATAAATATTTAGAATATTTTTATCAAATTATTTTTGGCATATCGGTCTTTTACGAGATGGTCTTTATTTAACTTGTACTATAATCTTTATGATATGAGTGAGACACATATTTCTTTTGAAAAAGGAGGACATCCCTGTCCTCTGCATGAAAAGGATGCATATTATCATGCAAAAGATAAAAATATAGAATTTTTTCACCAAATTATTTTTCTTGGATGAATCATATATCGGCACGGTTCTACCATTGCATTCAACTTTTGCATTACATCAACTTTATAATGACACAAAGGCCGGGCCGGCTCGTCATTTCAGCAACTAATTTCTTGACGAATGTCATGTGTTCTTCATCGTATCACGATGTGAATAGTCTCTGCTTGAAACAGGAATATGTCAACAGTCAACTGCAAATGATGTATCACCACGTAGCGTTGACACTATCTACATGGCTGGAAGCCTAGAACCATCTTGTTTAATTCCGTTTTGGCTCGCTTGTTTAATTCCGTTTTGGCTCGCTTAACGTCCTATGACATGTCCATGTTCGTGATGAATTACTCTCTTGTGGAAAAAGGGGATAAACATAGAAGAAAGTTTATGTGGAATAAGAATCGCATGGTTTGATGGACGAGGGTGTGTATAGATTCTACTAAAAAAGGAGGCTCGGGTGCGAAGAATATTGGAAAATAAAATATTGTTCTCCTTTTGAAATGGTGGTGAAAGCTTGAGGCTCGACTGGCGATCTGGCTGCGTATTAGTAAAGCCAAATATTGTAGACATAAAAAATTATCACATCGATAAAAACTAGGTTGTTGATTCCCGCTTGTATCACGAAATTAAAGATTTTTGATTATTAGGCGTAGACTTCTCCTGCAGAAAGGCGATATTGCTATATTATGGGAATATGTTATCTTTTTTTGCGGGTCATGGAAATATGTTATCATTCACAATAAAAATAATTTGAATGAACATTATCCTGATCTTTATAATATTTGTCACAACCAGGAATAGAAATGTACTGTCGGTGATTTGGAAAATATAACCGTACTTTAGCTTTTCGTCGCATATTGTCTTGTCACCTGATTTACTTACGCGGTGTGGAGGGAGGCCGGGATGACAGATGAAGTTGCATCCATACCTAGAAATGATGATCCTGGTAAGATTTCCTAGTTCATGAACAAGAAAGGTGAGTTCACCACCAAGTCGATGTACCAGCGGCTGGGAAATTATGTTTCTGGTGCTAAAGATCAGGTTTTCTTATGACAGTTTCTTCAAAAGGTTGTGCTAACTAGAGAAGTTATGTTCCCAGCTAAAAAAAACTAGAGAAGTTATGAGGAAGGAAAATGGTCTAGTAATCCATTTGTTTGTTTTGTGATCAGATTCAAACTGCACAACACTTGTTCTTTATTTGTTCTGTTGCTAGAGTTGTCTGGCGAACAATAGGTTTGATATTTAGCACCGAGTGTTGTCCCAATAGTATTTGGCAATTCTATGCATGGTGTCATTTGTTTTTCCCACCGGAGAGAAATTCTATATTGTGGGTTTGGTTAATATTTGTTGGGCCATCTGGCTCTCGTGCAATAATGCAATCTATGTGAAGACATTGATCAAGTCTCCATTTGAATTTGTCTTTCCCGCATGCTCTTTTTTATTTTACTGTGTGGGTCTCTAGAAAGCTAACAACGCGTCGAAATTGAAGGAGATCGCAGAGATGCTCAAGATCAACGCCATCCACTTTTTATGCCTCTACCAAGGATCTATTCAAGGCACATCTTGCTAGTGGGGTCGCCGACCGATTGAGGCTCCCAAAATGGAGATGAAGCCGATTGTTTTGTTGATGATTCTATTTTGTTACTCAATATTGTGTCTGGCGGTCTTTGTGAAAATCGGGGGTTGTCTTTTGCTTGTCCTTCTGGATTCTTAGTCTAGGTTGAGTGATAACATGTTTTCGCCCCATAATGCACAGGCCAATTGTGGATGTGCGCAATGGATTTCTTGATGGTGCCTCGAACTCACTTCTTTCCATTTCCTGCCCCATGTACAAACTTTTTATATTTCTGTCATGTAAGGTAATGGAAATGGGAAAGCCCAATTAAAAATGGAGGTAAATCGAGGAAAATATTCAAATATTAGTTTTGAAATTGAGTTATATACAATAACTCGTTCCCATGAAAATAGAACTCGTCCACCATGGCACCTTTTTTTGTTTATAAAATTCTGGTCTCCTTTTTCATCGTATGACTAAAGTTGTTgccttctttttgttggcttatgCAGAACATATATGTACTACCTTTTGGTAATGGTGAAAATTCCAACAACCTAACGTATTTCCTTCAACAACATCCCACTCAACAAATGAATTGTCTTTGCCGTTCTATTTACATCGCACATAATTGAAATGAGTTTGGACTAAAACTTTATCCCACAATATCTATTGAAGCATGCTACGCGGGATATGGCATACCATATACATTGTCCCTCAATCCCTGTTCATAGACACAAGGCTATAATTTAAGATACAAATTTAAACATCAGGTGCTCCAATCTCCAAGTACAAACCTTCTCTCAGACAAATGGAACTTAGGATTAGCAGTGAAGTAAGTTGCAACGATTCCTCGGAAAAAGAAGTAAGTTGCAACGAGGTTGTCACACCGTAAAGCACTAGAACTTGCTGTTGAGGTTGCGGTATACTCAATTCTCCGAAGAAAGATTGGAGCCACGTCATACAATTAGCAACAACCTTGTATTTCTCTTTGTTTGCTTGAGACCTTGAGTGAGAAATTGAAGAAAACAAGGACGGCCGGATGGACTTCCAGGAGTTCCTCAACTTCATGGAGAGGAGCAGCTCGTGAAGTGGCGGCCGGCGTCCGATGACCGATGATTTGCTCAACTCGTTTGTTCGTTCGTTTTGCTTGCTTGTCCTTTTTCCGGCCCGAATGGAGCCGAGTGGTGCACCATGCACACAATCTCGTGTGTATTCAATCCAATTCTTTATAGTACGATATATGCTTTTTAGCACTATATGATGAGATGGAGCAAATATGTAGAATCTTTACACTAAATCATTTTCCTTTGACGGGTTCTATCTTTAGCCATGGTTCTATTGTTGTAATCCAACTTTTGCCTTGCATCAAATTTTAATGACATGGAGGCCGAGGCACTTCGTTGTTTCATCTAAGGGCATCAGCAGTGTATAGAGGCTGTGCTGCCTCTATCCTGGGCCCAGCAATGCTACATCTGCGTAATTTATTTACGTAATGTTACATTGAGGCTGATTTGGAGGACTATCGTTAGTCATTAGGGGCGCGCGGGCCCACCTTGAAATCAGGGGGAAGTTTTGATTGGTTGAGAAAGAAAAGTACGTAAGATTAACTAGGATTcatacgtaggtgtagcattttttATCCTGGGCCCCACTTCCAGCCTCTAATCAGATCTAAAAACCACGCAGTGTGTAGCATCAGATGTTGACTCTAAGGAATGGACCCAAAATAGAATAAACAATGAAGAATGTGTTGATCAGTTTGCATGGCCTAGCCACGGCCATACACTGACTAGTAGGACCATGTCGTTGTTTAATCCTTGGAGGTAGCCTCCAAGGCTTGCGTCGATGCCAAGCTTAAAAAACTTAGAGGCAATGTCTGCGGTGTGTAGAGGCGGGCTTCAAGCCTTTAGAGGCAGCTATATATGCTGAAAACCATTACATTGTGGATGCTCTAAGGctaactccaacgcgccgacctaCTTGGTCCATGTACATCTGTTTGCTACAACCATTTGAGAATTCGGCCAGTGACTGAACACGTCTACCAATCCTAAGTCATGAATGAACGGTGGTAGGATGAACTATGAACTACAGATGAACACAAAAAACTACCCAGATTTGGGCCACCTTcttagtgtaataccctactcctgccttgTTTCTTATTGCAATGGTAGAAAGCTACAATGTGTGTTTGTTACAAGATGAAAAGGTCGACTCTCAGTGAGGCTTCGgcctcccctatatatatattgtcaATGGAGGACCTGCCCGAGGCCTCTATTGGTCGAATATACATTGGAATAGGCTGGTCTAGCTTGTACTGGTGGCATGGTTGCCCATGGCACGCTTGTACGAATGATGATGACGTCCTCCCGGGGTAGTGTGTTACCCCCCGATACTTACCCGCCTCCTTGGGTATACGTTGGGTGGCAGCGAGGTACTGCCACTGTAACAATTTTGGCAGTGGGTGAATCTTACTGTAGCCGTTGAGGATGACTTCGTCCACATGGGTCCTGCCGGAGCCCATGCGCAAGGGCTAGTCATTCAACCTTTGTCCCTTCTCTGACGCAGGCAGCAATGTTCCTTGGTACGGGCCATTGCGCGGCCTCCAAAGTCAAGGCCCACTTCTCCCGAACGGGCATGTGGTGTGTCAATGCGGCCTCCCGGGAAGATATCGCGAAAGGCTCCCCTGGGTTGGTCTATTTCCATGTCTCGTACTGTCCCCCAATGACCCAGGTCATGGTCCAACGGGTGCATCAGGGTCTTCAAAAGATATTCCCCTCGATGGAGAAATATCCATGCCTTCATCGTCAAGGTTCCTCTTACCAGATTAGTAATACCCTGGTTTTACttatgccgacagtagcccccgggcccgttACCCATCTTAGCGGCTGCTGGGCCCGAGACGGGGGATGGGGCCCTGCCGCTCCAAAGCCTTGACGCATGGCGGCCGGCCACTCATGACGAGACCGGGTGTTGAAGACTTTTTCTATATTGCACTGAAGGATGGCTTGACGTGCGTTTTTGTCAGACCATAGGAGCGCCTTGATTACCACCCACGCTCGCGGCGCGTCCTTGGGAAGCGGAGAATGTGGGCAGTAATTGCCGAGAGGCAGGTGGTTTCCCTTCCGTTTGCCCCTTGGTTTATAAAGGTGAGGTGCTAGAGCATTGTTAGCTTGTTTTGTCGTCCTTGCCCCAACCATTATCTTCGCCGTCACCACAATTCTTCTACTTTTTCTCGCATCTGCCCCCATCCAGGATCTTTTTCCATGGAGTCTCATAGATCCAAGCCCACCGCGGATAAGGGGAATAAGAGCAAGGAGGCGATGGTGCCGCAACCGCTGGAGCCGACCCTGCACGAGTCGGCGTATGCCGATGCCGATAGCGAAGGATCTTCACTTCTTGGTCGGTGGTCATAGGCGTGAGTGGGGGCGCATGAAGCCGATGTCGGCAGGCAACCAAGGAGTAGATGCGAAGGTGGTTCCCATCTTTGTCAATTTCcttgtcgccggtctggtgcctcatTACTCTGACTTCTTCTTTGCGGTGCTGGAGCACCGTGGGCTTCATATGCTGCATCTCCATCCAAACGTGGTGTCGGTCTTTGCCATCTTCGCCCATTTTTGTGAGGGCTTTGTCGGAGTGCGACCGTCGCTGGAGCTTTTCCGGCATTTCTACTCCTCCCGCCTGAACTCCATGAACAGACAGATCTCTGGATGTGTGACCTTCCGCCTCGTAGTGAAGAAGGCGGATATGAGTTATATCCCGGTGAATTTGTACTCTCATGTGAGAGAGTGGCACCGGAACTGGCTGTCGGTCTAAGACTCTGCGTGGCTCCCCTTTGCTACGCGAACCAGAGTCTCCCCCGCCCGTGATTAAGTGCCCTGGACGGACAAGTTGTGTTGGCAAGGCCTTCGACCCAGTTCACCAATGCGTTAAGTTGTTTGCGGTGTGGGGTTTGGATGGTCGTATGGTGGCGAGCAGTTTCGCTCGCCATTGGATTTCCTCTCTTCAGTTCCGGAAGGAGCCGACCTGGATGCTCGCGGGGAAGGAGGACATCCAACGCTTACACTGAGATGCACTCCCGGGTGAGAATCTATCATGGGTGGGTTCAATTTCGACGGGGCCTCGGGCCTGCCACCTTCGGTTGGGATGCTTCATAACAGCTAGACCCATGATGTCATCCTAAAGAGGATGCCGATGTGCGACAGGTGGGGTCTTGTTCTCGTGGGTTCGGTGGACCCCGAGAGGTCGAATCCCTTCTCACCGCAAGCGGCCTTGATCGGGCCCAActctaaggcctcctttggttcataggataggaattttataggaatagaaaaatcataggaagtgagatgacatgcatctcaattcctatagaggaagagatgtcatttggtgcataggataggaatttttccattgagtctaggctaatgttttttttcctccaaaatgtgaaggattgattcctatcctacataggaatatgaatccattcctacaaaccaaagggcttcaaaggaatttttcctttgcaaatcctattCTATAGAATTTCTATAAAATTCCTACAAATCAAAGGAAGCCTAAGGGGTAGCAGAGGAGAAGGAGGACGGAAATGACTTCGAGGGCTCTTTCAGCACCCCAGACAGGGGGGGCGCACCTCCACCACCCAGCCGGAAACGTGCCTTATCTCCCGCAGCCCCCGGCTCTACTACCCGAGCCCAAGGATGACACTGCGCTGCCAGCACCACCAGGTaaatgttgagcttgctttttGGTTGGTAAATGTTGAGTTTGCTTTTTGGTTATTGGGACACTCTTGCTCACTGTTGGTCTTTGTCTTTAGTTCTTTGACCGGGGACGATGACGTGCCGAAGGTGATTCCTCCTTCAGCCACCAACGCATCCTCGGGGGATGTTGTGGAGGTTCCGGCAGCCCCCGATCCTGGAAAGGCTCGTGTTTTACGGGACCATGCCAGTGGTCCTGTTGGAGGGCCGGACCCGAGCTTTTCCTTCCGCCATGACCGGCTCAAGAGGATGGACCGCCAAGGACAAGTATGTAGATTATTCCTTACGGGTGTAGGCTTTGTATCCCTCAAGTTGTTTTTAACTGTTGCTTCGCCATGCGTGTAGCCCATCTCGCCCCTGTCGCCCGCCGAAGAAGGTGGAGCGGGTGCTGACGAAAAGGACGACCGGTGAGGATGATTTGGCCTCGTCACTAGGCGCGGAGGTGGCGGGAGGATTGCAGTCGGAGGTGGGGAACGCGGATATGTCTCCTCGCGTGCTTCCCCATCATCCATCCCAGATCCAAACATCGTCGTGGTAGCAGGGGCCGAGGCCGGTGACCCAGAGGCGGGCCGTAGGGCCGAGGACGCGGAGTCTTCCAGGGAGGCTGCCGAGACGCCTGGAGCGGGGCAGATCCCTTTACAGCAGAGAACCCCGTGCAAGAAGATGGCTCTGAGGCGGCGACGGCCCCCGATGGCTCTGTTGGAGAGGACGATGGTGCCGCTTGAGCCAAGGACAAGAGTTCCTCCAAGATCACCTTGACACGAAAGGCCCCCGTTATTGGTCTAGGGGGGTGGCTCCATCCGGCAATCCCTCAGGCAGCGGCACCCCTACTCTTTCAGCACTAGCAGGAGGTCACCCGGCAACCTGGGACTTGAACAATGAGTGGGTTGGTTCGACCACAAAGAACCTAACCGTCTGAGTTATACTCAGTTCGCGAAATGGTCAGATTTTTTACAAGCTGCTTAACCGGCGCTTTACAAAATGAATATTTAGCAATAGGTGGACATAAAAATTACTGAGCAAGAGAGCAATGATTGGATTTCAAGAACAATCTCTTTTGTTGTGAAATAAGAGATTATTGCCGCGCCacaaaataaaacaatacaaaaacATATAGCAAAGGAGGAACATACTTGAGACAGTAAAGGAGAAATGCCTCATATGATACTCTTTGCACATAATCAGAATGGAAGCCAGAAGGCAAAATGCATGAGCAGCGATGAAACAATAATGGCCCTGTGTGGATACTCTAACCAAGGTTagagttagagttagtttctaactctagactaaccctgaactaactctaaccaagaTGGTTGTTTGGAtcacagggttagattgacaataaatgcatttTTTTTCTCACTTTCtagccggatttggtgtggccttGAATCATAAAAGGTTGAGAACAACAAATACTCACTTCACATCGCTCTTGAAGAAGCCTAGGCGCAATCAATGAAGACTCCACGAATAAGTGAAGCCTAGCCGCAACGAGGGGCGCCGGTCGAGTGGCTTAACGGCGACTGGGGCGCAAGAGACGACGCCGTGGCTCGAGTGGCTGAACGGGGAGGGATGCCGCCGCGCCGGAAGGAGCAGGATGGGGGCGGGGGAAGCGGTTGCGGGATGGGGGCGACGGGCGGGCGTGGCGGGGAGCTgcgggacgggggcggcgggggcTGCGGGAGCAGCGGTGGGAttagggcgacggggcggggcgatTGGGGCGGCTGGCTGGTGCGGGAGGATGAGGTACGAGTGCAGGAGAGGGTATTTTTTTAATGGGACTAACCACATCTAACTCCAATTAGCACCTCCCCACCGGGTTGGATTTTTTTGCCGGGTTAGAGCAACTAACTGCTATCTAACTCACCTGTTTGGATCCTCTAAGGTTAGTTTAGCCTGAACTAACCAACTCTAACTCTAACTACAGCATCCAAACAGGGCCAATGACAAGAATGAGCATTACTTGGTGCTGGTCTACTTGATGTTATTCAGTTACATTCTGCCATGATTCATCAAGGCACAGTAGGGAGTATCCCGACCTTTCTCTATGATAAGACAGAACTATAACAAACAAATCGGGATTCAGACTCAACAGCGAGTACACTGAATGAACCTGAACACCTGACAAGCAAATGGGCGTCAATCACCTTGCATGAGCAGATCCTAACTGGCATAACACTACACAGAAAAGCTCAACATATAACCCCGCCAGTAATTTTTCAGTTCATATATAAGCTCACTTCATCGCGAAGTGAGAACAGATTTTAGTTACATCATCAGCGTTGATGCATGATTACATTGAAAGCATTAGGAATAAGAATATTGTTAAATAATATTCTCATTTCCAAAGAGCAGTCTAAATTACGGTGGATTTATTCCTTCTTCAGTTCGACACTCCTTTTCCCTTTCCTGATTGAATCTTGCACGCGCGAAATCCTCACTTCAGAATCCTGAGCTCTTATTTTCTTCCACAACTCTTCATAAGACTTGGGTATAGTGTAATACTCATGAAACATTAGTCCAGTTGCCCTACAGGAGGAGAAATGCAAATTATTAGATCATTAATTAGAGTTATCACGCTGAATGCATGTTGTTGCTAGAGAGAAGGTAGTAGTAGTAGAAGTTAATTAAGAAGTTGTACCATTCACGATGATTGCAGTAGGTGAGAAGATGATCAGCGATGGTGAAGGGCCGGACGGACGGGTGAATCTTCTCCTTCACGTCGTGGACCTGACACAACGTCGTTGGCCACTCAAATGACTGGCTGCTCAGGGAATGCATGACGACCGGATCCGGGAGTGGCACAGTGAGGTAAATTGAGTTGCTGCTGATGGAAGGAAGGTTCTTCGCCTTCACGGACAGGCACCTGTCCATGGATACAAACAATGCCCGGTCGCCAAGACTGCTTACTGGAATCAGTTCCCAGTGGCCAAGGCTTACATCAACCTTGAAGATCACAATGACATAACGTCGCCACTCCTCCACATCACGACCCACCAAGTTCATAGACTTGACAACAAGTAGCATGTGGCCATCGGACTCCACAAGGTAGTAGCTGCAGAAAAATGGGTTGCCAAACTTAATTGGAACATGAGCAACGACAGGGCCAGGGCCGAGTAGTTTTGGAGGGTAGACTTGCACAATCTGCCTTGAAGTCTGCAGGAAACCGTAAAGCTGGCCTTGGAAGGGCAAGGTATTGGAAAGATACATGTCCTTGTGAATGACCTCCCAGCTTGAGTGGCCCGCATCAGCACTGAGCACCACAGGTGACCAAGGGAACCAGGCCACAACGACAATGGAAGTGGTGGATGACACACTGCTACAAACGGCAGCGTTCATGCGGAGCACGCAGTTGCGGTTCCTGGTCAGCTTCTGGTAGACGGGGACGAGGGATGGGAAGTCGACCACGACCCGCGTGAAGGGGTGGAGCACGCGGATCGTGGTGTTCTGCTTGTGCAGCAGGATGACAAGCCCATCAGTGAAGCCAACGATCCTGTGGCGCTGGAGCTCGGGCAGGCGGACGCGGAGGCACCTGGCCGTTCGGTTCTGGAAGAAGGTTATCTGGCAGGCGTCATCCGGGCGGACGGCGTCGCCGTCGCAGAGCGCGACCCAGTGGACCGGGCGGAGAGATCGTATCCGCAGGGTGGGGTCTCGCGGGCTGGGCGCGCAGGCGCGCCACCCCGAGCAGACCACGCGGAAGGCAATGTAGTCCACCACGTCGAATTCCAGCACCAGCGCGGCGAGTTGGTGGACTATGTCATCCGGGAGGGATGCCCAGCCGGTCACCTGCGCCGGAGCGGGGGAAATCCGGCATTTGCAGGGGGGAGAAGGGGAAACGATGGGCCTTTACGCTTCCGGCCGGCCGGAGCAAAAGAAGGCGCCTTTCTCCCCATCCCGCACCTCTGGCTTGTTCGGATGCGTTGCTCTCGGCGGCCCCTCACTCATCGACCGGGGCTAAATAGGCCTCCTCCGGCTCCGATCAGTCTGCAACTCGGCCTCCTCAGATCAGTCTGCGATCCCAAATCGGAGGAATTAATGGATCGAAGGGGGATCTGAGCGGAATCGGGTGGAGAAATAAGAACCTAGCGTGGACGTGGCCgcggctgctgccgccgccggagTAGGGTGGAAGGACGCCGCTCCCAATCCTGAGCTCCCCACACTTTTTCTTTTC encodes the following:
- the LOC123107112 gene encoding calmodulin-like protein 2, with translation MDMEMTSSSAPAASYFNFSVAQAVVTISINVVLVWLSALVKSSTSSSSSASRRSAAPAPEPEPAQPAPASGASEVDLDVVLGVMGAGGAASVGFEDAAALFEEEEATVEEAAAAFRVFDRNGDGFVDAGELRSVLRSLGFTAGVAAAECQRMIDAYDENKDGRMDFQEFLTFMERSSS
- the LOC123107113 gene encoding uncharacterized protein; translated protein: MNAAVCSSVSSTTSIVVVAWFPWSPVVLSADAGHSSWEVIHKDMYLSNTLPFQGQLYGFLQTSRQIVQVYPPKLLGPGPVVAHVPIKFGNPFFCSYYLVESDGHMLLVVKSMNLVGRDVEEWRRYVIVIFKVDVSLGHWELIPVSSLGDRALFVSMDRCLSVKAKNLPSISSNSIYLTVPLPDPVVMHSLSSQSFEWPTTLCQVHDVKEKIHPSVRPFTIADHLLTYCNHREWATGLMFHEYYTIPKSYEELWKKIRAQDSEVRISRVQDSIRKGKRSVELKKE